Proteins from a single region of Diaphorobacter limosus:
- a CDS encoding 3-hydroxybutyrate oligomer hydrolase family protein gives MRWVMTALSAATLAACGGSGPSNELPKGIKEISATAYPATTVGKGDTAATQDLLTGGMGRTGLGAAAAPAYADPANPTAAELRRNALYSNYRGILDPSAGGGYGLLYGPNVTVDGQVTSNEGLIPGREYVAVLDDGTGRKQTVIAVQVPDSFSASNPCIVLGASSGSRGVYGAIGTAGEWGLKKGCAVALTDAGKGVGLHNLSDDTVNRIDGTRATRTVAGALSFFAANLSDAARAAYNAVLPNRIAIKHAHSQQNPEKDWGLDTLAAGRYALYVLNARYGTPDNRVPFTAGNTLVIAGSASNGGAASLRAAEQDGDGLIDGVVASEPVTEMPTTAGYGIQFGGAAVAGYGKTLADYTTYGNIYQPCAALAADAAMAETSIYNYIALTAMTARATARCDGLAAKGLVTGATTAERAADALARLRAYGWSSDNDSMHNAHYALGNGPILSAMYTMAYGRFGVDANLCGASFAAANATGDVVAAAPAALASSFATANGTANGTPATVIYNDSKGGAKSWPWAVSPSTGVADFGLDNALCQHALVSGKDLATGAALTASSQPSKAQSDAVRAGIAEVLHSANLRGKPTIIVAGRSDALVPVNHNARAYTALNRTIEGAASKLRYIEVVNGQHFDAFLPFSGFDTRFVPLHPYFNQAMDVMWAHLKSGSALPASQVVRTTPRGGTAGAAAAPAITAANVPPFAMAPGAADQIGFSGMSITVPR, from the coding sequence ATGCGCTGGGTCATGACGGCCCTGTCCGCCGCCACGCTGGCGGCCTGCGGTGGCTCGGGGCCATCCAATGAGCTGCCCAAGGGCATCAAGGAGATCAGCGCCACGGCCTACCCGGCCACCACGGTGGGCAAGGGCGACACGGCGGCCACGCAGGATCTGCTCACGGGCGGCATGGGCAGGACGGGCCTGGGCGCCGCCGCCGCGCCGGCCTATGCCGACCCGGCGAATCCCACGGCGGCCGAGCTGCGGCGCAATGCTCTGTATTCCAACTACCGCGGCATTCTCGACCCGTCGGCCGGGGGCGGTTATGGCCTGCTGTACGGCCCCAATGTCACGGTCGACGGCCAGGTGACCAGCAATGAGGGCCTGATCCCCGGCCGCGAATATGTCGCCGTGCTCGACGATGGCACGGGGCGCAAGCAGACCGTGATCGCGGTGCAGGTGCCCGACAGCTTCAGCGCCAGCAACCCCTGCATCGTGCTGGGCGCCTCGTCGGGCTCGCGAGGGGTGTATGGCGCCATTGGCACGGCGGGCGAATGGGGCCTGAAGAAAGGCTGTGCCGTGGCGCTGACCGACGCCGGCAAGGGAGTGGGCCTGCACAACCTGAGTGACGACACCGTCAACAGGATCGACGGCACGCGCGCCACGCGCACCGTGGCCGGGGCGCTGAGCTTCTTTGCCGCGAACCTGAGCGACGCCGCGCGCGCTGCCTACAACGCCGTTCTGCCCAATCGCATTGCCATCAAGCACGCGCATTCACAGCAGAACCCTGAGAAGGACTGGGGCCTGGACACGCTGGCCGCGGGCCGCTATGCGCTGTACGTGTTGAACGCGCGCTACGGCACGCCCGACAACCGCGTGCCGTTCACTGCGGGCAACACGCTGGTGATAGCAGGCTCGGCCTCCAATGGTGGCGCGGCCTCGCTGCGCGCGGCCGAGCAGGACGGCGATGGCCTGATCGACGGCGTGGTGGCCTCCGAGCCGGTGACCGAGATGCCCACCACGGCGGGCTACGGCATCCAGTTCGGCGGCGCGGCCGTGGCGGGCTACGGCAAGACCCTGGCCGACTACACCACCTACGGCAACATCTACCAGCCCTGCGCGGCGCTGGCGGCCGATGCGGCGATGGCCGAGACCTCGATCTACAACTACATCGCCCTGACCGCCATGACGGCCCGCGCCACGGCGCGCTGCGATGGCCTGGCGGCCAAGGGCCTGGTGACTGGCGCGACGACGGCCGAGCGTGCCGCCGACGCCCTGGCCAGGCTGCGCGCCTACGGCTGGAGCAGCGACAACGACAGCATGCACAACGCCCATTACGCGTTGGGCAACGGCCCCATCCTCTCGGCCATGTACACCATGGCCTATGGCCGCTTTGGTGTCGATGCCAATCTGTGCGGCGCCAGCTTCGCCGCGGCCAATGCCACGGGCGACGTGGTGGCGGCCGCCCCCGCGGCGCTGGCCAGCAGCTTTGCCACGGCCAACGGCACGGCCAATGGCACGCCGGCCACGGTGATCTACAACGACTCCAAGGGCGGGGCCAAGTCCTGGCCCTGGGCGGTGTCACCCTCCACGGGTGTGGCCGACTTTGGCCTGGACAACGCCCTGTGCCAGCACGCGCTGGTCAGTGGCAAGGACCTGGCCACGGGCGCCGCGCTCACGGCGAGCAGCCAGCCAAGCAAGGCGCAAAGCGACGCCGTGCGTGCCGGCATTGCCGAGGTGCTGCACAGCGCCAACCTGCGCGGCAAGCCGACCATCATCGTTGCCGGCCGCAGCGATGCGCTGGTGCCGGTGAACCACAACGCGCGCGCCTACACGGCGCTGAACCGCACGATCGAAGGCGCGGCCAGCAAGCTGCGCTACATCGAGGTCGTCAATGGCCAGCATTTCGATGCCTTCCTGCCCTTTAGCGGCTTTGACACGCGCTTCGTGCCGCTGCACCCTTACTTCAACCAGGCCATGGATGTGATGTGGGCGCATCTGAAGAGCGGTAGTGCGCTGCCCGCCAGCCAGGTGGTGCGCACCACGCCACGCGGTGGTACGGCGGGGGCGGCGGCGGCGCCGGCCATCACCGCAGCCAACGTACCGCCATTTGCCATGGCGCCGGGTGCGGCGGATCAGATAGGCTTCAGCGGCATGTCCATCACCGTGCCGCGCTGA